The following nucleotide sequence is from Triticum dicoccoides isolate Atlit2015 ecotype Zavitan chromosome 7B, WEW_v2.0, whole genome shotgun sequence.
agagagagagagaacgcttGCACTATATACTTGGCATGTTTGTTCTTTGGTACTTGCTTCATCAAAGATATCACAGCTGAGAGGAACGTGATTTGCTTCATTATGTTGCCACGCTTCCTCGTGCTCTTTCTCCTCTTCATCATCCCTGTGTTCAAGCACTATGCCATTGGTGAAGATGGCTTTAGATACGGCGATGGCATCCCTTTGGGCATGCTCcggcttgatggtgtggcttctatCACGAGCGGAGCACTTATGCTGACCAACAGCGATCCCCAGAGGAGTGGACGGGCTTTCTCTAGGAGCTCGTTTGGCTATATTACCTCTTTCTCGACAACCTTTGTGTTCCTCGTCATCCCTCCGGATAGCAAGGATGGGGTGAGTGCGCATGGGCTTGCCTTTGCACTTTCATCCACGGTGGAATTTGTATTCGATGCCCACCCGGGTCCATACTTGGGCCTGACCAACATGAAGAGCAGTGGTACTGGCACAAATCAACTCTTTGCTATTGAGCTTGATACCATCAAGAATCCCCAATTTGCTGATATTGATGACAACCACGTTGGGATTGATGTAAACAGCATGGTGTCTATCAGTTCCCACACAGCTGGTTACTACACATCAAATGGTATGTTCTCTCCCTTGAAGCTTGCTAGTGGTCAACCAATGCAAGTATGGGTGGACTATGATGGCACCTCACACAACATTAGTGTCAGTTTAGCACCTTACTTAGAGCATAAGCCTCAACGTCCACTACTATCAAGCACTGTCAATCTTACATCTGTGTTGGCAAACAACTCATTCTATGTTGGGTTTTCATCTTCAACCGGCCTCCTTAAGTCTAGGCACTACATTATTGGTTGGAGTTTCAATACAACTCGGAAGGCTCAACCACTGAACTACACATCTTTGTCTCAAGTTATAGAGGATGTTAGGCCAAAACCACATACTCGCTCGCATATCCCCAGGGCCATTCTTGTACCGGTTGTCACAATATCCACGGTGATTGTGCTTGTTATTTGTGGTGTTCTTTATGCTCTTAGAAAGAAGGCAAGGAATAATTTTGAGTGGGAAATCGAGGCTGGTCCACCATCTTTCACATATAAAGAGCTAGTCAGTGCAACAAAAGGTTTCAATGATGCAATGCTTCTAGGGGAGGGGGGATTTGGAAAGGTGTATAAAGGGGTGCTACAAACCTCAAAACAAAATGTTGCGATCAAGCGAGTTTCACCAGAGTCCAGGCaggggatgaaggagttcatatctgagattatgatccttggtcaCCTCCGCCATCGCAACCTTGTCCAGTTGCTCGGTTATTCTCGTCATCGAAATGAGCTGCTTCTAGTTTATGATTACATGCCAAATGGTAGCCTCGATAGATTTTTGCACGGTCAAGACAGGCAAGACCTAGATTGGGTTTACAGATTTAACATTATCAAGGGCATCGCATCCGGTCTCTTCTACCTCCATGAGGattgggagaaagttgtaatacatCGAGACATCAAGACAAGCAACGTGCTACTCGACGGCGACATGAATGCAAGACTCGGTGATTTCGGCCTTGCAAGGTTGCACAACCACGAAAACGGAACAGGTGCCCACGTCACAAACATTGCCGGCACACGAGGgtacattgctcctgagctggccatGCTTGGGAGGGCAACCAAGGCGACTGATGTGTTTGCGTTTGGTGTGTTCATGTTGGAGGTTGCTTGCGGGAAGCATCCGATAGGAGTGAGCTATTCTGGTGAGCAGCTGTTACTAAAAGACTGTGTGCGCCATGCATGGGAACGCGATGCAATCCTTACAACGGTAGACCCAAGACTGGAAGATTATATaacggaggaggtggagttggtacTAAAGCTTGGCCTTCTATGCACACACTCAGTATCCAATGCTAGGCCAAGCATGCGCCTAATTATGCAATACCTTGGAAAGGATGCGCTGCTCCCAAATTTCCAACCGAGTTTTCCAAGAAGAGATGAAGGCTTTGATCAATATATCAGTTCATCCAACTCTGTGGCCACGACCATGACTTATCTTTCAGGAGGAAGATGATCAATACAGTGATTTTTAGTGAAACCGAAAGATGTCATATATGGTAACGGTGAAGTATGTATGTTTACAGTTAGAATAATCTTGATACCTATCAAGTTATTGCTTGAGTCTATAAG
It contains:
- the LOC119337097 gene encoding L-type lectin-domain containing receptor kinase SIT2-like is translated as MTCLKHYAIGEDGFRYGDGIPLGMLRLDGVASITSGALMLTNSDPQRSGRAFSRSSFGYITSFSTTFVFLVIPPDSKDGVSAHGLAFALSSTVEFVFDAHPGPYLGLTNMKSSGTGTNQLFAIELDTIKNPQFADIDDNHVGIDVNSMVSISSHTAGYYTSNGMFSPLKLASGQPMQVWVDYDGTSHNISVSLAPYLEHKPQRPLLSSTVNLTSVLANNSFYVGFSSSTGLLKSRHYIIGWSFNTTRKAQPLNYTSLSQVIEDVRPKPHTRSHIPRAILVPVVTISTVIVLVICGVLYALRKKARNNFEWEIEDWEKVVIHRDIKTSNVLLDGDMNARLGDFGLARLHNHENGTGAHVTNIAGTRGYIAPELAMLGRATKATDVFAFGVFMLEVACGKHPIGVSYSGEQLLLKDCVRHAWERDAILTTVDPRLEDYITEEVELVLKLGLLCTHSVSNARPSMRLIMQYLGKDALLPNFQPSFPRRDEGFDQYISSSNSVATTMTYLSGGR